One region of Halohasta litchfieldiae genomic DNA includes:
- a CDS encoding HAD family hydrolase, which yields MAPQRYDRLHRLYEEFDTETLQAHQRFVDLFPPVDSPVALSHWEEASEELGRLKAEIAASFTAGDDVTAGETFAEIAARADHDQAFTALDLDSSYDRAVNALVLDVDETLRSAGGTDNEIPRETLHALVEFHEAGVPIIICTGQTLENVKGFMIQGLGSEIVHSGELSIVYEAGTGVFTPGHGSETKQLLYEGLDDDIQAIFDSVRSRVLPEAPPELRRGCHLQGNEFNITLKPNFETGSQRAASVIDAGLVYLIDLLAKAVGITVDTEAVDGSHSLPAVARAYYADADPEIHDVLASEDALPDCSVNDIPETLRSTFDRIDVAYYHADAAEIGSLELNKAAGVEAALDVVDVDDPFVLVMGDSKSDLRVMEWVAADNCGLSAAPDHSSAGVLDHVRSTDGLVFDRGASAAMLQTIYVYNLLTELD from the coding sequence ATGGCACCCCAACGCTACGACCGCCTCCATCGGCTCTACGAGGAGTTCGATACCGAGACGCTGCAGGCCCACCAGCGCTTTGTCGACCTGTTTCCGCCGGTCGACTCGCCGGTCGCACTCTCCCACTGGGAGGAAGCCTCCGAGGAACTCGGTCGACTGAAAGCCGAGATCGCCGCCAGTTTCACTGCCGGTGACGATGTCACCGCGGGCGAGACGTTCGCCGAGATCGCCGCCCGCGCGGATCACGATCAGGCGTTTACCGCACTTGATCTCGACAGCAGCTACGACCGTGCGGTCAACGCGCTCGTCTTGGACGTCGACGAAACGCTCCGGTCGGCCGGCGGGACCGACAACGAAATCCCACGGGAGACGCTCCACGCCCTCGTCGAGTTCCACGAGGCCGGGGTGCCGATCATCATCTGTACGGGCCAGACGCTCGAAAACGTCAAGGGGTTCATGATTCAGGGACTGGGCAGCGAAATCGTCCACTCCGGCGAACTGAGCATCGTCTACGAAGCCGGAACGGGCGTGTTTACACCCGGCCACGGCTCGGAGACCAAACAGCTGCTGTACGAAGGGCTTGACGACGACATCCAGGCAATCTTCGATTCGGTTCGGAGTCGCGTGCTGCCCGAGGCACCCCCAGAGCTCCGCCGCGGCTGTCACCTGCAGGGCAACGAGTTCAACATCACGCTCAAGCCGAACTTCGAGACCGGCAGCCAGCGCGCAGCGAGTGTGATCGACGCCGGGCTCGTCTATCTGATCGATCTGCTGGCGAAGGCCGTCGGCATCACCGTCGACACTGAGGCTGTCGACGGTAGCCACTCGCTACCGGCGGTAGCCCGCGCCTACTACGCCGACGCGGACCCCGAAATCCACGACGTGTTGGCGAGCGAAGACGCGCTGCCCGACTGTTCGGTGAACGATATCCCCGAGACCCTCCGGTCGACGTTCGACCGAATCGATGTCGCCTACTACCACGCCGATGCCGCCGAGATCGGCTCGCTGGAACTCAACAAGGCCGCCGGTGTCGAGGCCGCACTGGACGTGGTCGACGTCGACGATCCGTTCGTGCTCGTGATGGGCGACAGCAAATCCGATCTGCGGGTGATGGAATGGGTCGCAGCCGACAACTGCGGGCTGAGTGCGGCTCCCGACCATTCCTCAGCGGGTGTGCTCGACCACGTTCGGTCGACAGATGGACTCGTCTTCGACCGCGGCGCATCCGCAGCGATGTTACAGACGATCTATGTCTACAACCTGCTTACTGAACTCGACTGA